Genomic window (Neorhizobium galegae bv. orientalis str. HAMBI 540):
GCACTTTTTACCTCACGTCGCTCCTCTTCGTGCTCGTGGTGCTCGGGGCTGTCGCGCGATGCAATGGATTCTCGGTCATTGCTTTGATCGCTTACATCAAGGAAGAGATCCTGCTCGTCCTGGGGACATCCTCGTCGGAAGCGGCTCTACCGGGCTTAATGGCGAAGATGGAGCAGGTGGGCTGCAAGCGGTCGGTCGTTGGACTTGTTGTCCCGACCGGATATTCTTTCAATCTGGACGGCACAAACATCTACATGACGTTGGCTTCGCTTTTCATCGCCCAAGCGACGGACACGCCGCTCACGCTGGCGGATCAGATCCTGCTTCTATTGGTTGCTATGCTGAGTTCAAAGGGTTCGGCCGGCATCACCGGCGCAGGCTTTATAACGCTCGCAGCGACGCTTTCCGCGGTGCCTTCGGTCCCGGTCGCCGGTATGGCGCTGATCCTCGGAATCGACCGCTTTATGTCGGAAAGCCGAGCAATCACCAATCTAATCGGCAATGCAATAGCGACGCTCGTCGTCGCCAATTGGGAGGGAGATCTCGATCGGGGCCGGATGACCGCTGCGCTGGCCAGGGAACCAGCGGTGGACGAAATTCAATAACAAGATGTTCAAACTCGAGCGAGGCTTTCGTGCCCCAACGGTGGACGTAGATTGCTTTGGAGCGGGCCCCGCCCAACCATGATTCCTGTAACACTATGCGTTGCCTGCCAGGCGCGGACCGAAAGGCATAAATCGACTGAGTGGTTGAATTCGCACGCGGTCCAATAGCTAAACTCAGGCGGAGTGCTATTATGCCAAAAGGATACCATATCAACCCACGTCTGAAGCGCTCCCACCTGCGTCGAACGAACGCGCACCTCGCCATGTTCTGTGACAATCTCTTGAGGCTTTCTTCGACGCCGAAACCGGCGGCGTGGCATTTGCGGCGTCTATGCATGCGATCACATCAATCGATTTCCCAGGTGGCAGTTCGGACGACATAAGGGGTAAGCAGCATCGGAGCTGCCTCTTATGGAGCACATGTGATGAAAATAGACGGCGATGATCGTGGGAATAACATCAAGGGTACAGACGGCAATGATATCATCAATGGCCGCGGCACAGGCGATTGGATCCAAGCTCGCAACGGTGATGACTGGGTCGACGGCGGCAAAGGGCCTGACCTGATTTGGACCGGTGAGGGTCACGACATTGTTTGGGGCGGCGAGGGTTCCGACACCCTGTATGGTCAGGAGGGAGATGATCTCCTGTACAGCGACGAGCCCAACGCGCCGCGCAACATACCTAAGGGGGTTGACGGGTGGGACGTGATCGTTGCTGGCCCAGGAAGGGACATTCTCGTCGCAGGGGATGGCAAGGATCTTCTGAAGGGTGGAGACGACGGCGACGCGTTTGTGTTCCGTTTCCACGACCCAATGGTCGGGAGCGACAAGAGCTACGCCGTCGTTGACGATTTCGACCCTAAGCAGGACCGATTTACCTTTGATGCGAAAGGCCTGGGCGGAGATCAAGCCGGCGCTAACTTTGTCGACCACTCCAGCGGAGTGCCGGGTTCGTTTGTGGACACCTTCTACAGCGGCGCAGCGGCGCACGCAAAGGGCCAGCATGTGGTGGTGATCACCGACCAGACTTTCGCGTCTGCTTCTGCAGCCGCTAAAGCGATTTCCGGCGAGAGCGCTGGCGACATCATCGTGTACCATGACTC
Coding sequences:
- a CDS encoding calcium-binding protein produces the protein MKIDGDDRGNNIKGTDGNDIINGRGTGDWIQARNGDDWVDGGKGPDLIWTGEGHDIVWGGEGSDTLYGQEGDDLLYSDEPNAPRNIPKGVDGWDVIVAGPGRDILVAGDGKDLLKGGDDGDAFVFRFHDPMVGSDKSYAVVDDFDPKQDRFTFDAKGLGGDQAGANFVDHSSGVPGSFVDTFYSGAAAHAKGQHVVVITDQTFASASAAAKAISGESAGDIIVYHDSWTTVATVAYVDSANHADSFAELNHLTLADLATMTASNFAFI